In Macrobrachium rosenbergii isolate ZJJX-2024 unplaced genomic scaffold, ASM4041242v1 171, whole genome shotgun sequence, a genomic segment contains:
- the LOC136838159 gene encoding uncharacterized protein, with translation MIKDDSANNLTEEVKRRWKDYFSQPLDTENECEELENVPPVEGPITNIRESEVENAIKKGKVNKAAGKSELTIEMIKALGNLDKEVLSCGNYRGIKLLQHVLKILERIVKGKLRELIDIHEKQFWFMKGKSTVDAICIVRQEHFVDLVKVYNRVPR, from the coding sequence atgATTAAAGATGACAGTGCAAATAATTTAACTGAGGAAgtcaagagaagatggaaagactatttttcacaACCATTAGAcactgagaatgagtgtgaagaactggaaaatgttcctccagtagaaggaccaataacaaacatcagagagagtgaagtcgagaatgctataaagaaaggaaaagtaaataaagcagcaGGGAAGTCAGAGttaacaatagaaatgattaaagcactGGGAAATCTAGACAAAGAAGTGTTAAgctgtgggaactacagaggaataaagcttttgcaGCATGTgctcaagatactagaaagaatagtaaaAGGGAAGTTAAGAGAGTTGATTGATATACATGAGAAGCAGTTctggtttatgaaaggaaagagcacagtggatgctatttGTATAGTAAGACAAGAACATTTTGTGGATCTTGTAAAGGTGTATAACAGGGTACCAAGATGA
- the LOC136838160 gene encoding uncharacterized protein, translating into MTGLMISNREGHEEINIQVEDVTVRKQNTVFNYLGSIITEEGGTEKAVRQRVKEARRKWREATGVVLDKKMPLRLKIKIYKTIIRPLPLYGAETWELKRTEEGLLERTEMRMVRWIAGISLLERRESQDIRMCGVCNVEEKSGEARLRY; encoded by the coding sequence ATGACAGGGCTAATGATTAGTAatagagaaggacatgaagaaataaacattcaagtggaagatgttACAGTGCGAAAGCAGAACACTgtgtttaactacttgggatcaataataacagaggagggaggtaccgagaaagcagtgagacagagagtgaaagaagcacggcggaaatggagagaagcaactggagttgttttagacaagaaaatgccattaaggctcaaaattaAGATTTATAAGACAATTATCAGGCCTTTAccattatatggggcagaaacctgggaaCTTAAGAGGACAGAGGAGGGACtgctggaaagaaccgagatgaggatggtgagatggattgctggaatatcactgctggaaaggagggagagtcaagatataagaatgTGTGGTGTATGTAACGTAGAGGAGAAGTCtggggaagctcgtctgagatactaa
- the LOC136838158 gene encoding craniofacial development protein 2-like — MKSTRKLGQGYKVYYAGEETERNGVGIIRHPDLQENDTEVQCLSDRLMGLKFVNDKRVWHIISAYVPRQGCSEEENEEFKEKLEEYIERVPRSELLVLSGDMNAPVGESSDGFEGVHGGRGFGSRNERLLELAETMNLVVLSTQFEKRRSHLVAYKSGQNETQIDLCFG, encoded by the coding sequence ATGAAGAGTACAAGAAAGCTAGGACAAGGATATAAAGTTTACTACGCAggggaagagacagagagaaatgggGTAGGAATTATTCGCCATCCAGATTTGCAGGAGAATGACACAGAGGTCCAGTGTCTCAGTGACAGGCTCATGGGCCTAAAGTTTGTGAATGATAAGAGAGTATGGCATATCATCTCGGCATACGTCCCTCGTCAAGGGTGTAGTGAAGAGGAGAATGAGGAATTCAAAGAGAAATTAGAAGAATATATCGAAAGAGTTCCAAGAAGTGAACTATTAGTgttatctggggacatgaatGCCCCTGTAGGTGAGAGTTCCGATGGCTTTGAAGGAGTAcatggaggaagaggttttggaagTAGAAATGAAAGGTTGTTAGAATTAGCAGAAACTATGAATCTGGTGGTCTTGAGCACacagtttgagaaaaggagaagtcATCTGGTAGCAtacaaaagtggacaaaatgagacGCAAATTGATTTATGTTTTggttag